In Zingiber officinale cultivar Zhangliang chromosome 3B, Zo_v1.1, whole genome shotgun sequence, a single window of DNA contains:
- the LOC121967188 gene encoding pentatricopeptide repeat-containing protein At4g21190-like, with product MAVGLLIAKVVKSMANRLQRSPHSHIGQTPSAAGVFRCVGSLHTTTSHLSHSLDHRGIPSSAIYVSSPRLGLTERVSSGLRSGKDLQNSNFKNATESNIGKNISIAEKRIFLVNTLLTLEESKEAVYGTLDAWVAWETDFPLVSLKKAILVLEKEEQWHRVVQVIKWILSKGQGTTMGTYEQLIRALEKDNRAEEAHRIWMKKISHDLHSVPWRFCDLMISIYYRNNMLERLVKLFQSLESFGRKYPTKSIVRKVADAYIVLDLLEEKNKLLEKYNKLFSEESDQTSRSFRKSKRTKGKDDKRTGVVTCVAAEASTQIDSGPSDAEIDSML from the exons ATGGCTGTAGGATTGCTGATCGCCAAAGTTGTCAAGAGCATGGCTAATCGCCTCCAGCGTTCCCCTCACTCTCACATCGGTCAAACTCCGTCCGCCGCCGGTGTCTTCCGCTGCGTCGGATCCCTTCACACAACCACGTCCCATCTTTCTCACTCGCTCGATCATCGTGGCATTCCGAGTTCTGCTATCTATGTCTCCTCGCCGCGCCTTGGCCTCACTGAGCGCGTCTCCTCTGGCCTCCGTTCCGGCAAG GATTtgcaaaattcaaatttcaaGAATGCAACGGAGTCAAATATAGGGAAGAACATCTCTATTGCAGAGAAACGAATATTCCTTGTTAATACA CTTCTGACCCTTGAAGAATCCAAAGAAGCTGTATATGGTACCCTTGATGCCTGGGTGGCATGGGAGACTGACTTTCCATTGGTTTCACTCAAAAAAGCTATTCTTGTTCTTGAAAAGGAGGAACAGTGGCATAGAGTTGTGCAG GTGATAAAGTGGATTTTGAGCAAAGGTCAAGGAACAACAATGGGTACATATGAGCAACTAATTCGTGCATTAGAAAAAGACAACAGGGCTGAGGAAGCTCACAGAATTTGGATGAAGAAAATCAGCCATGATTTGCATTCAGTTCCTTGGCGGTTTTGTGATCTTATGATTTCAATTTATTATCGTAATAACATGCTAGAAAGGCTTGTAAAG CTCTTCCAGTCACTTGAGTCATTTGGCAGGAAATATCCAACTAAGTCAATTGTCAGGAAGGTAGCAGATGCATATATAGTCCTTGATTTATTGGAGGAGAAGAATAAGCTACTGGAGAAGTATAATAAATTATTCAGTGAGGAGTCTGATCAAACTTCCCGAAGCTTTCGAAAATCCAAAAGAACCAAGGGAAAGGATGATAAGAGAACAG